A window of the bacterium genome harbors these coding sequences:
- a CDS encoding T9SS type A sorting domain-containing protein, with protein MKFLTTISILFFFSQNIFTQQDDSVFVTFYYHPNNTPTNVYLPGEFNGWVLNANSLMTYESSTNTWFKTIKLRVGGPNPLPAPVSVPGAYQYKFNDGQWFPDPLNPRQNPNDNNNSYLFIRNPTIHYLLPNSTTASGVIRTRFPEITAYLFPSISSSVDTNSFKIMIDGNEYTGIGDLYNPVTKEISFTPPAPLGDGEHQLILYAESTIGTSSADTSTFTVQADVIQFFTLPSETWKNNWKLQGGIFNQSGGYDTTVTSAQIIRFDSTWTVPVVGGKLNRVVYLLEGENKFVIKAVIGSQTETSDTLNIIRKVNHIPKAQIDITQNGNTLTLSGANSTDPDGQNLTFLWKEDSNNPQSLGINGQTNVEVMTTKPSLPGEYYLSLTVEDPDENIDSTRTYFVVIPDSENVTVAGYVDNPDWVKNARIYLLFFKAFTPAGTIQAAIANLPYIKAMGFNTIWILPVTEVPGNIDNQINIGYNTIDFLKVETSLGTNQDYKDFVDAAHELGLKVIQDITPNHTGREHPFAQEALLYRDYSQYWNYYQRQFIPHNDNGLGQCVTPQGIYYYCGFSDALLNYDWRDLDAKKYMIDVYNFWINEFGIDGYRFDVYWGVHRKYGESNMGIPVRNSLKDIKPEILLLGEDDGTGVGTEVLYADRNGGLDAAYDFAFYFNAVRDFNFNISGINTLHSRLDNGGFHPGENSYFMRFMESQDEDRISYIYNSFEKTMPMSTAIFTAPGMPMMMNGQEVGWGKGLGNPGEPDLNVRRRGIIDWNFAGRDLLTPHYQRIAQIRTQFPAFSQHKLDTNGDGQVNSSDESDFDRITTSDGLVYSFLRPFNDSNGLTVVNFSNASKTVTMNLTTANLKFTGGFNQGSIYWINNLYSDTSFQKLGSELSSFSVTLPAYGSAVFTISTEEQSVTLPPIPPIVSVDDEKNAQLEDYNLFQNYPNPFNPTTTIRYSIIRPDLVRIKIYDILGREVKTLVNEVKQVGNYEVQFDASGLASGIYLYRIESGSFVETKKMILLR; from the coding sequence ATGAAATTTTTAACTACGATTAGCATATTATTCTTTTTTAGTCAGAATATTTTTACGCAGCAGGATGACAGTGTCTTCGTAACTTTTTATTATCATCCGAATAATACTCCGACAAATGTATATCTTCCCGGAGAATTTAATGGATGGGTGCTTAATGCAAATTCTTTAATGACCTACGAATCGAGTACAAATACCTGGTTTAAAACTATTAAGCTGAGAGTAGGTGGACCTAATCCATTACCTGCTCCTGTGAGTGTTCCCGGTGCCTATCAATATAAATTTAATGATGGACAATGGTTTCCTGACCCGTTGAATCCAAGACAAAATCCAAATGATAATAATAATTCGTACCTGTTCATTAGGAATCCTACCATTCATTACCTGTTGCCAAATTCGACAACTGCTTCAGGTGTCATAAGAACAAGATTTCCAGAAATTACTGCTTATCTTTTCCCTTCGATCTCTTCTAGTGTTGATACAAATTCATTCAAGATAATGATTGACGGCAATGAATACACAGGAATCGGAGACTTGTATAATCCTGTGACTAAAGAGATTTCGTTCACTCCTCCGGCTCCACTTGGTGATGGAGAACATCAATTGATTCTGTATGCAGAAAGTACAATTGGAACTTCAAGCGCAGACACATCAACATTTACAGTCCAGGCAGATGTAATTCAGTTTTTTACTTTGCCTTCTGAAACGTGGAAAAATAACTGGAAGCTGCAGGGAGGAATTTTCAATCAAAGCGGTGGATATGATACTACTGTAACTTCTGCTCAAATCATACGGTTTGATTCTACCTGGACAGTTCCGGTTGTTGGTGGGAAACTGAACCGTGTTGTTTATTTACTTGAAGGCGAAAATAAATTTGTTATTAAAGCTGTTATCGGAAGTCAAACAGAAACATCTGACACTTTAAATATCATCCGAAAAGTAAATCATATTCCGAAGGCTCAGATTGACATCACTCAAAATGGAAATACATTAACACTTAGTGGTGCAAACAGTACTGATCCTGATGGACAAAATTTGACTTTTCTATGGAAAGAAGATTCAAACAATCCGCAATCACTTGGAATTAACGGACAGACAAATGTTGAAGTGATGACAACAAAACCTTCGCTGCCGGGAGAATATTATTTATCGCTCACTGTTGAAGATCCCGATGAAAATATTGATTCAACTAGAACTTATTTTGTTGTTATTCCTGACAGTGAAAATGTAACGGTTGCAGGATACGTCGATAATCCCGATTGGGTAAAGAATGCAAGAATATATTTACTTTTCTTCAAAGCATTTACTCCTGCAGGAACAATTCAAGCTGCGATTGCAAATCTTCCATATATAAAAGCAATGGGTTTCAATACTATCTGGATTCTGCCTGTAACTGAAGTTCCCGGAAACATTGATAATCAAATTAATATTGGTTATAACACAATTGATTTTTTGAAAGTTGAAACATCTTTAGGAACAAATCAGGATTACAAAGATTTTGTTGATGCGGCTCATGAACTTGGATTGAAAGTAATCCAGGATATTACTCCAAATCATACCGGAAGAGAACATCCTTTTGCACAGGAAGCTTTGCTTTACAGAGATTACTCGCAGTATTGGAATTATTATCAGAGACAATTCATCCCTCATAACGATAATGGATTAGGTCAATGTGTTACACCGCAGGGAATTTATTATTACTGCGGTTTCAGTGATGCATTGCTGAATTACGATTGGCGCGATCTTGATGCAAAAAAATATATGATTGATGTTTACAATTTCTGGATCAATGAGTTCGGAATTGATGGTTACCGTTTTGATGTTTATTGGGGTGTTCACAGAAAATATGGTGAAAGCAATATGGGGATTCCAGTTAGAAATTCTTTAAAAGATATTAAACCAGAAATATTGCTTCTTGGCGAAGATGATGGAACAGGGGTTGGAACTGAAGTCCTGTACGCAGATAGGAACGGAGGATTGGATGCTGCATATGATTTTGCATTTTACTTTAATGCTGTACGCGACTTCAATTTCAACATCAGCGGAATTAATACTTTACATTCGAGATTGGACAATGGTGGTTTTCATCCAGGAGAAAATTCATACTTCATGAGATTTATGGAATCACAGGATGAAGATCGTATCAGTTACATCTATAACTCATTTGAAAAAACAATGCCTATGTCAACCGCAATTTTCACTGCACCTGGAATGCCGATGATGATGAACGGGCAGGAAGTCGGCTGGGGAAAAGGTTTAGGAAATCCGGGAGAACCTGATTTGAATGTCAGAAGAAGAGGAATAATCGATTGGAATTTTGCCGGAAGAGATTTGCTTACCCCACATTACCAAAGAATCGCACAAATACGAACACAGTTTCCTGCATTTTCGCAGCACAAGCTGGATACAAACGGCGATGGACAAGTGAACAGCTCAGATGAATCTGACTTTGACAGAATAACAACTTCAGATGGATTAGTTTATTCTTTCTTAAGACCATTTAACGATTCGAATGGATTAACTGTTGTCAACTTTAGTAATGCAAGTAAAACAGTTACAATGAATTTAACGACTGCTAACCTGAAATTCACTGGTGGGTTTAATCAGGGCTCGATTTACTGGATAAATAATTTGTACTCTGATACAAGTTTTCAAAAGTTAGGAAGTGAACTTTCAAGTTTCAGTGTTACGTTACCAGCTTATGGATCTGCTGTGTTTACAATTTCAACCGAAGAACAATCTGTGACACTTCCTCCAATTCCTCCAATAGTTTCAGTTGATGATGAGAAAAATGCACAGTTGGAGGATTATAACTTATTTCAAAATTATCCGAATCCGTTTAACCCGACAACAACTATTCGCTACAGCATAATTAGACCGGACTTAGTACGGATCAAGATTTATGATATTCTTGGCAGAGAAGTGAAAACACTGGTAAATGAAGTTAAGCAAGTGGGTAATTACGAAGTTCAATTCGATGCTTCAGGTTTAGCAAGTGGAATTTATTTATACAGGATTGAAAGTGGAAGTTTTGTTGAAACTAAGAAGATGATACTGCTCCGCTAA
- a CDS encoding DUF1569 domain-containing protein, with amino-acid sequence MNPKEIINSLNNLNPEQKALWGKMTPQHMVEHLFIAVQASINEIEVKVYTEERKIPVLKRLFFRDGEFPKEFMNPAIGPDLLNLKFNDLQSAIKEIESVLMRYNKFFETNPSTKTIHPVFGYLTKDEWDIFHKKHFKHHLSQFGISD; translated from the coding sequence ATGAATCCAAAGGAAATAATTAATTCACTGAATAATCTTAACCCGGAACAGAAAGCACTATGGGGAAAGATGACTCCGCAGCATATGGTTGAGCATCTGTTTATTGCTGTTCAGGCAAGTATTAATGAAATTGAAGTGAAGGTTTACACCGAAGAAAGAAAAATTCCTGTACTTAAAAGATTGTTCTTTCGGGATGGAGAATTTCCAAAAGAATTTATGAATCCTGCTATTGGTCCTGATTTATTGAATCTTAAATTCAATGATCTCCAATCAGCAATCAAAGAAATTGAAAGCGTTTTAATGAGATACAACAAATTTTTCGAAACAAATCCTTCGACAAAAACCATTCATCCGGTATTTGGTTACCTGACGAAAGATGAATGGGATATTTTCCATAAGAAACATTTTAAGCATCACCTTTCCCAGTTTGGAATATCCGATTAA
- the rocD gene encoding ornithine--oxo-acid transaminase, with the protein MTSQDFIKLEDKHGAHNYHPIDVVIDRGKGVWVWDVEGKKYLDFLSAYSAVNQGHCHPKIVNALTEQAQKLTLTSRAFYNSCLGEYEKYITEYFGYDKVLPMNTGVEGDETAFKLARKWAYAVKGIPENKAKIIFCEGNFHGRTMMAVSASNDPDCKDGYGPYLPGIELIPFNNIPALEKALQDPNVCAFLVEPIQGEAGVMVPDEGYLKKAYELCKSKNVLFIADEVQTGLCRTGKLLACDHENVRPDVLILGKALSGGVMPISAVLADDDIMLTIKPGQHGSTFGGNPLAAKVAIASLQVLKEEKLAENADKLGKYFRQEMQKIVDELEIVTLVRGKGLLNAIVIKPTKSGKTAWDVCVEFKENGLLAKPTHGDIIRFAPPLVITKEEIDFAIDTIRKVLKKFEHEVVAVEA; encoded by the coding sequence ATGACTTCACAGGATTTCATTAAGCTTGAAGATAAACACGGAGCTCACAATTATCACCCAATCGACGTTGTAATTGATAGAGGAAAAGGTGTTTGGGTGTGGGATGTTGAAGGTAAAAAGTATCTTGATTTTCTATCAGCATATTCCGCAGTTAACCAGGGACATTGTCATCCAAAAATTGTTAACGCTTTAACTGAACAAGCACAGAAACTTACTCTTACTTCAAGAGCATTTTATAACAGCTGTCTCGGTGAGTATGAAAAATATATAACAGAATATTTTGGTTATGATAAAGTTCTTCCAATGAACACCGGTGTTGAAGGTGATGAAACAGCATTTAAACTTGCACGCAAATGGGCGTATGCAGTGAAAGGAATTCCTGAGAACAAAGCAAAAATAATTTTTTGTGAAGGAAATTTTCACGGACGTACTATGATGGCAGTCTCAGCTTCTAACGATCCTGATTGCAAAGATGGCTATGGACCTTATCTCCCGGGAATCGAATTAATTCCGTTTAATAATATTCCCGCTTTAGAAAAAGCTCTGCAAGATCCAAATGTTTGTGCTTTTCTGGTTGAGCCAATTCAGGGGGAAGCAGGTGTGATGGTACCGGATGAAGGATATTTGAAAAAAGCGTATGAACTATGTAAATCTAAAAATGTTTTATTCATCGCAGATGAAGTTCAAACCGGATTATGCAGAACTGGAAAATTATTAGCCTGTGATCACGAAAATGTAAGACCGGATGTTTTAATACTTGGCAAAGCTTTATCCGGCGGTGTAATGCCAATTTCTGCTGTTTTAGCTGATGACGATATTATGCTTACTATAAAACCAGGTCAGCACGGTTCAACGTTTGGCGGAAATCCTCTTGCTGCTAAAGTTGCAATTGCTTCACTTCAGGTTCTCAAAGAAGAAAAACTTGCTGAGAATGCTGATAAGCTTGGAAAATACTTCAGGCAGGAAATGCAGAAAATAGTTGACGAGCTTGAGATTGTTACTCTTGTGAGAGGTAAAGGTTTGCTGAATGCAATTGTAATAAAACCTACAAAATCCGGTAAGACTGCGTGGGATGTTTGCGTAGAATTTAAGGAGAACGGATTACTCGCAAAACCAACTCATGGAGATATTATCCGCTTCGCTCCTCCGCTTGTAATAACAAAAGAAGAAATCGATTTTGCAATTGATACGATCAGAAAAGTGTTAAAGAAGTTTGAACACGAAGTAGTCGCTGTAGAAGCTTAA
- the can gene encoding carbonate dehydratase yields the protein MKSLKQLFENNRRWSLSQTQSDPDFFNRLVHQQTPEYLWIGCSDSRVPANQIVGLAPGELFVHRNLANLVVDNDLNCVSVIQFAVEILKVKNIIVCGHYGCAGVKAVLEGTKLGITDDWLSHLKIIRHKHAKLIDSGKEYSYRLKKLCELNVIEQVFNVCNISVIPNAWQKKQSLTIHGWIYDIKDGLLQDLDVCISNSNELMEAKTKAV from the coding sequence ATGAAATCTTTAAAGCAACTATTTGAGAACAATCGCAGATGGTCATTAAGCCAGACACAATCCGATCCTGATTTTTTTAATCGGCTCGTCCATCAGCAGACGCCGGAATATTTGTGGATTGGCTGTTCCGACAGTAGAGTACCTGCAAATCAAATTGTTGGATTAGCTCCAGGTGAACTTTTTGTTCACAGAAATTTGGCAAACCTTGTGGTTGATAACGACCTCAACTGCGTGAGTGTAATTCAGTTTGCGGTTGAAATCCTAAAAGTAAAAAACATTATTGTCTGCGGTCATTACGGCTGTGCAGGAGTAAAAGCAGTATTGGAAGGCACTAAGCTGGGAATCACAGATGACTGGCTTTCGCATTTAAAAATCATTAGGCATAAACACGCCAAATTAATTGACTCAGGAAAAGAATATTCTTACCGTCTTAAAAAACTTTGTGAATTAAATGTGATTGAACAGGTATTCAACGTTTGCAATATAAGTGTTATTCCGAATGCCTGGCAAAAGAAACAATCACTCACTATTCATGGTTGGATTTATGACATTAAAGATGGATTGCTGCAAGATCTTGATGTTTGTATATCGAACTCAAACGAATTAATGGAAGCTAAAACAAAAGCAGTATAA
- a CDS encoding DUF2141 domain-containing protein yields the protein MLFHHNKIVFKRLFFFSAVMIICLYTGLNFGQETQKSFGNLIVIITGFSNEEGNCRFALDNSKSVYEREDSVWIGKVLPIINKKVVVEIDSLSYGEYAVRVFHDENENEKIDTNFLGIPTEDYGYSNDASDWFGPPSWEKAKFIFNKPEMTIEIEVDSFL from the coding sequence ATGCTGTTTCATCACAATAAAATTGTTTTCAAGCGATTATTTTTTTTCTCGGCTGTTATGATAATTTGTTTGTACACTGGTTTAAATTTTGGTCAGGAGACACAAAAAAGTTTTGGAAACCTTATTGTCATCATCACAGGTTTCTCAAACGAGGAAGGCAATTGCAGGTTTGCACTGGATAATTCAAAATCAGTTTATGAGCGAGAAGACTCTGTTTGGATCGGAAAGGTTTTACCGATAATTAATAAAAAAGTTGTCGTTGAAATAGATTCCTTATCGTACGGTGAGTACGCTGTGAGAGTGTTCCATGATGAAAATGAAAATGAAAAAATTGATACTAACTTTCTCGGTATACCGACAGAAGATTATGGATATTCAAACGATGCTTCAGACTGGTTTGGACCACCTTCCTGGGAAAAAGCAAAATTTATTTTCAATAAACCTGAAATGACAATAGAAATTGAAGTAGATTCGTTTCTTTAA
- a CDS encoding response regulator: MIEQLERLLYVPLRIMAVLVALFGSFAMILEVRYFPENSIEIYFIRLSSTLIAFLVLATSSNGTSVKRSIFLIHLLLLSIIISSGLMIYLLPSTILVNSSIVGLMIFSSALFLSWEIKHQIIVAIYYNLTFAASILFNNHSIYFLPNMKESVIFVLCLSVVSIVACAVNFRMRFFLAERNLQIEQSDQKYRAIIDNSLEGIFQSTAEGKLLTINQTFTKILGYSNSVELMEKNIKELYADQEDRNKLIKELMTNSKVENYRVRLKKKDGSIAVVRLNDRVVKDEFGNIYFEGNIYDITEQVKIEEDRKLVAKMLKEEKEKNEKLAKEAIRISGTKSKFLANLSHEIRTPINGILGFLSLIEAGAYSSEEELKFFSTNARQSSESLLDIINSVLDLSKIEAGKAKVEKVRFNLINVVDQSISVVSLKANEKNVRIKKEIPAEIDSLLIGDMVKLRQIMINLLNNAVKFTSDGEIIIAAKTKRKSNDEVEVSISVTDTGIGIPESKIKELFKPYSQLGDFYESFAHGTGLGLVISKEYVELLGGKISVTSKEGEGSSFSFTINCRIQTERDALTEGQIEKETFENQFLGSIESFRGNGFKKKREKFNILLAEDNLINQKVTMKILSTFGFNVSAVCDGMEAVNAVSNGSYHLVLMDLQMPNVDGFTATEKIRSFPNSKRDIPIIALTAHALMGDKEKCLNAGMTDYISKPVSGQELVKKIDVLLDIRKDENTSVVNEPQHKHSPVLDKDRLKNVSLGDKEFEKDLLLSFLSDLDDKYNHLNELLANHDLAKIVETVHSIKGSSYSIGAIQVGDEAYAIELSGKNKDWVNINARIERFNKIIEETNKEIQNYINQN; the protein is encoded by the coding sequence TTGATAGAGCAACTTGAACGCCTGCTTTATGTACCGCTGCGTATTATGGCTGTGCTGGTAGCACTGTTCGGATCATTCGCTATGATATTAGAAGTGCGATACTTTCCGGAGAATTCAATTGAGATTTACTTTATCAGACTCTCTTCAACACTGATAGCATTTTTGGTACTTGCAACATCCAGTAATGGCACATCGGTTAAAAGATCGATTTTTCTAATTCATTTACTATTACTAAGCATTATCATCTCATCCGGCTTGATGATTTATCTATTACCGTCAACAATTCTGGTTAATTCCAGTATAGTTGGTTTGATGATATTTTCTTCCGCACTTTTTTTAAGCTGGGAGATTAAACACCAGATAATTGTAGCAATATATTATAACCTGACTTTCGCCGCCTCAATACTTTTCAACAATCACAGCATTTACTTCCTTCCAAATATGAAAGAATCTGTGATATTTGTTTTGTGCCTCAGCGTGGTATCTATTGTTGCCTGTGCAGTCAATTTCAGGATGCGTTTTTTTCTAGCCGAACGAAATCTTCAAATAGAACAATCGGATCAGAAATACAGAGCGATTATTGATAACTCACTTGAAGGAATATTCCAATCAACCGCTGAAGGTAAATTGCTCACTATCAATCAGACTTTTACAAAAATACTCGGCTATTCTAACAGTGTTGAGTTAATGGAAAAAAATATTAAAGAACTTTATGCTGATCAGGAAGACAGGAATAAACTTATAAAAGAATTGATGACAAATAGTAAAGTTGAGAATTACAGAGTAAGATTAAAAAAGAAAGACGGATCAATTGCCGTAGTGCGACTGAATGACCGAGTTGTTAAAGATGAATTTGGAAATATTTATTTCGAAGGTAACATTTATGATATCACTGAACAGGTTAAAATAGAAGAAGACAGAAAATTAGTTGCTAAAATGTTGAAAGAGGAAAAAGAGAAGAATGAAAAACTCGCTAAGGAAGCTATCAGGATCAGCGGAACAAAGAGTAAATTCCTGGCAAATCTCAGCCACGAAATCAGAACTCCAATAAACGGAATTTTAGGATTTCTCTCCTTGATTGAAGCCGGTGCATATTCAAGTGAAGAGGAATTAAAATTCTTTTCAACAAATGCACGTCAATCATCTGAATCATTACTGGATATTATAAACTCGGTCCTCGACCTTTCAAAAATTGAAGCCGGAAAAGCCAAAGTAGAAAAAGTCAGATTCAATTTGATTAATGTGGTAGATCAATCTATTTCCGTTGTATCATTAAAAGCGAACGAGAAAAATGTAAGGATCAAAAAGGAAATTCCTGCAGAAATTGATTCTTTATTGATTGGCGATATGGTAAAGCTCCGGCAGATAATGATCAACTTATTGAACAATGCCGTGAAATTCACATCGGATGGTGAAATCATAATAGCTGCAAAAACAAAAAGAAAAAGCAATGATGAAGTCGAAGTTTCAATTTCTGTTACTGACACAGGTATCGGAATTCCTGAATCGAAAATAAAAGAATTGTTCAAACCTTATTCTCAGTTAGGTGATTTTTATGAATCATTCGCTCATGGTACGGGACTAGGATTGGTAATAAGTAAGGAATATGTGGAACTTCTCGGCGGTAAAATTAGTGTTACCAGTAAAGAAGGTGAAGGAAGCTCTTTCAGCTTTACAATCAATTGCAGGATTCAGACCGAGCGTGATGCATTAACTGAAGGTCAGATTGAAAAAGAAACATTTGAAAATCAGTTTCTCGGCAGTATTGAAAGCTTCCGTGGAAACGGATTTAAAAAGAAACGTGAAAAATTTAATATTCTTCTTGCAGAAGACAATCTCATAAACCAAAAAGTAACCATGAAAATATTAAGCACCTTTGGTTTTAATGTTTCTGCGGTATGCGATGGAATGGAAGCTGTGAATGCAGTATCAAACGGTAGCTATCATCTTGTTCTTATGGATTTACAAATGCCGAACGTAGATGGGTTTACTGCAACGGAAAAAATCCGTTCATTCCCAAATTCCAAACGTGATATTCCTATTATTGCACTCACTGCTCATGCACTTATGGGTGATAAAGAAAAGTGTTTGAATGCCGGGATGACAGATTATATTTCAAAGCCGGTATCCGGTCAGGAACTTGTAAAAAAAATAGATGTGTTGCTTGATATCCGTAAAGACGAAAATACTTCAGTCGTTAATGAGCCTCAGCACAAGCATAGTCCTGTTCTGGACAAGGACAGGTTGAAAAATGTTAGTCTTGGAGATAAGGAATTCGAAAAAGATCTGCTCCTGTCTTTTCTATCAGATCTGGATGATAAATACAATCACCTTAATGAACTGCTGGCAAATCACGACCTGGCGAAAATAGTTGAGACTGTTCACTCAATTAAAGGTTCGAGCTATTCAATAGGTGCGATACAAGTTGGTGATGAAGCTTATGCGATCGAACTTTCAGGGAAAAATAAAGATTGGGTGAATATAAATGCGAGAATAGAAAGGTTTAATAAAATCATAGAAGAGACTAATAAGGAAATTCAGAACTACATCAACCAAAACTAA
- a CDS encoding DoxX family protein: protein MSSIEEKIVEKFFSKLDKKLTGWMANYGLLVLRISLGIVFFWFGILKFFHGLSPAEDLVRNTVYFVDPDLFLPVLATWESLIGIGLITGKFLRFTILLLFLQMPGTALPLLILPEKVWTVFPYGLTLEGQYIVKNLVLIGAGLVIGATVRGGGILSDYKVLLKSNE, encoded by the coding sequence ATGTCTTCAATTGAAGAAAAAATAGTAGAAAAATTCTTTTCAAAGCTCGACAAAAAACTAACGGGCTGGATGGCTAATTACGGATTGTTAGTTCTGAGGATAAGTCTTGGAATAGTTTTTTTCTGGTTTGGCATATTAAAATTTTTTCATGGTTTAAGCCCGGCTGAAGATCTGGTTAGGAACACAGTCTATTTTGTTGATCCTGATTTATTTCTTCCTGTGCTTGCAACTTGGGAATCTTTAATCGGCATAGGATTGATCACAGGAAAATTTCTTCGCTTTACAATTCTTCTTTTATTCCTGCAAATGCCGGGAACAGCATTACCTCTTCTCATTCTTCCTGAAAAAGTGTGGACGGTTTTCCCATACGGTTTAACTCTCGAAGGTCAATATATTGTGAAAAATCTTGTTCTGATTGGCGCGGGTCTGGTTATTGGTGCCACAGTTAGAGGTGGAGGAATTTTGAGTGACTACAAAGTTTTGCTAAAATCAAATGAATAA
- a CDS encoding phosphatase PAP2 family protein — MMDFLYSIDLSIFYFFNHTISTGFLNKFFSIITDVNKWYIAYVILVGIAFFKGGRKGKIAVIGLILLIIVTDQTGYRLLKESIERIRPCNALADAITPVGCAGGFSFPSNHALNNFAAAVFLLRLFPAYKWTFLVVATLVSLSRIYLGVHYPSDVIGGALIGAGFGYLFSIAAIKTDEYFQKRSNAVSSQ, encoded by the coding sequence ATCATGGACTTCCTGTATTCAATAGATTTATCAATATTTTACTTCTTCAATCATACCATTTCTACCGGATTTTTGAATAAGTTCTTTTCCATAATTACAGATGTAAATAAGTGGTATATAGCTTATGTTATTCTTGTTGGAATTGCTTTCTTTAAAGGCGGAAGAAAAGGCAAGATTGCCGTCATCGGATTAATTCTTTTGATCATTGTTACGGATCAGACTGGTTACAGATTACTCAAAGAATCTATCGAGCGAATAAGACCGTGCAATGCTCTTGCTGATGCAATAACGCCTGTTGGTTGCGCAGGAGGATTTTCATTTCCATCGAACCATGCACTTAATAATTTTGCGGCAGCTGTATTTCTATTAAGATTGTTCCCTGCATACAAATGGACATTTTTAGTTGTGGCGACTTTAGTTTCTCTGTCGAGGATTTATCTCGGTGTTCATTATCCTTCAGATGTTATCGGTGGTGCATTAATCGGTGCCGGGTTTGGCTACTTGTTCTCAATTGCGGCGATAAAAACTGATGAATATTTTCAAAAGAGATCAAATGCTGTTTCATCACAATAA
- a CDS encoding YjbQ family protein, which translates to MEIETHSINITTKGNCDIIDLTDRISDLIYQQKFIEGNVIVFAGGSTAGVTTIEYEPGLLKDYPKFFDRIAPVNLNYEHDNTWHDGNGHSHIRSAIQGASLTVPFTKGRLLLGTWQQIIFVDFDNRSRKREITVQITGKKK; encoded by the coding sequence ATGGAAATCGAAACCCATTCGATTAACATTACAACCAAAGGAAATTGTGATATTATTGATTTGACAGATAGAATTTCAGATCTGATCTATCAGCAAAAATTTATTGAAGGAAATGTGATTGTTTTTGCCGGCGGTTCAACTGCCGGGGTAACAACGATTGAATATGAACCCGGTTTGCTGAAAGACTATCCGAAATTTTTTGATAGAATTGCTCCTGTCAACTTAAATTATGAGCACGATAATACCTGGCACGATGGTAACGGACATTCTCACATAAGATCAGCAATTCAGGGTGCATCTTTAACCGTTCCTTTCACAAAAGGAAGATTATTATTGGGAACCTGGCAGCAGATAATTTTTGTTGATTTCGATAATCGTTCGAGAAAAAGAGAAATTACAGTTCAAATCACTGGAAAGAAAAAATAA